The following DNA comes from Amycolatopsis solani.
TACCCGCCGCCGATCCGGCACCTTCGGGAGTACCTCACCGTGCTGCGGCAGGTCTTCGACGGCGAAACCGTCGACTTCCACGGCGAAACGCTCGAAGCGCACCCGCCCGGACCGTCCACTGTGGGCGGAGATGTGCGGATCATCGTCGCCGCCATGGGGCCGCAGGCGCTGCGGGTCACCGGTGAACTCGCCGACGGCACGCTGCCGTTCCTGGCCGGGCCGAGAGCGCTTTCCGAACAGATCGTTCCGCACCTGCCCGAAGGCAAGCGGATCCTCGCGGCCGTGCCGGCGATCGTCACCGACGAACCCGATGCCGTGCGCGCGCTCGCCGTAGAACAGATGGCTTTCTACGCCCGGATCCCGTCGTATCAACGGATCCTGGCCGCGGAGGGCGTCGATCATCCGGCGGACCTGGCGATCATCGGGGACGAGAAGACCGTCCTCGAAGGACTCCAGCGCT
Coding sequences within:
- a CDS encoding TIGR03564 family F420-dependent LLM class oxidoreductase — encoded protein: MTIGVTLPAGDTGAAGNLVDELVAQTRQAADAGLKSVWFSQLPLSQDAITVAAVAGREVPGIEVGTSVVPIYPRHPLVVASAAQTAQAATGGRFTLGIGLGSKGFLGPVYGVEYPPPIRHLREYLTVLRQVFDGETVDFHGETLEAHPPGPSTVGGDVRIIVAAMGPQALRVTGELADGTLPFLAGPRALSEQIVPHLPEGKRILAAVPAIVTDEPDAVRALAVEQMAFYARIPSYQRILAAEGVDHPADLAIIGDEKTVLEGLQRYYDAGATDVLVSQTGIRSTEERLRTWEVLSSAGS